A genomic segment from Acyrthosiphon pisum isolate AL4f chromosome A3, pea_aphid_22Mar2018_4r6ur, whole genome shotgun sequence encodes:
- the LOC115034452 gene encoding putative uncharacterized protein DDB_G0271606: protein MGFFNYLRHIFKSTPCTFKSTPWHTLTTSTSPTSIQHPQQQQPQQQQIQQLLEEQKLQTEQQKLQIQQLLEEQKQHKLLIEQLQQQQPQPQQPQQQQPQPQQPQAHAVGSSAGNSQSERICAVCGEKTKMTHYSVPACQGCKEFQKRTASREKQLPVLPVEKDCASGDVQQK from the exons ATGGggttctttaattatttaagacacATATTCAAATCTACCCCTTGCACGTTCAAATCTACGCCATGG CACACATTAACCACTAGTACTTCACCTACTTCTATACAGCATCCACAGCAGCAGCAACCGCAGCAGCAGCAAATCCAGCAGCTGCTGGAGGAGCAGAAGCTGCAAACCGAGCAGCAGAAGCTGCAAATCCAGCAGCTGCTGGAAGAGCAGAAGCAGCATAAGCTGCTGATTGAGCagctgcagcagcagcaaccACAGCCGCAACAACCGCAGCAGCAGCAACCACAGCCGCAGCAGCCGCAGGCGCATGCCGTTGGTTCATCTGCAGG CAATTCCCAGTCCGAGCGGATATGTGCTGTTTGcggggaaaaaacaaaaatgacacATTATTCGGTGCCTGCCTGCCAGGGTTGTAAAG AATTTCAGAAGCGGACGGCAAGCCGTG AGAAACAATTGCCGGTACTGCCGGTGGAAAAAGATTGTGCAAGTGGGGATgtacaacaaaaataa
- the LOC103309914 gene encoding unconventional myosin-Va-like → MVKVWQTAEIVEAYDGHKLKVRTIKSRAEKVINRSSDEELPPLQNPDILLGINDLTSLSFLHEPAILYNLYSGFIQSHAIYTYCGSALVAINPYKDLDIYGTDSMKKYRGQTMGSLEPHIFAVAEQAFNKMEIENNNQSIIVSGESGAGKTVSAKYAMRYLAFRSKSKTETENEKKVLASNPIMEAIGNAKTTINDNSSRFGKYIELHFNDRNHITGVSMQTYLLEKSRVVHQASHERNYHIFYQLYSSRNMFPQLKLGE, encoded by the exons ATGGTTA AAGTATGGCAAACAGCAGAGATAGTAGAGGCATATGATGgacataaattaaaagtaagaaCAATTAAATCAAGAGCTGAAAAAGTCATTAATAGATCTTCGGATGAAGAACTTCCACCTCTTCAGAATCCTGATATACTTCTCGGAATAAATGATCTGACTTCACTATCATTCCTACATGAACCAGCTATTCTGTACAATTTATATAGTGGATTTATTCAAAGTCATGCAATTTACACTTATTGTG GTAGTGCGCTAGTGGCTATCAACCCTTATAAAGATCTTGATATCTATGGTACTGATTCCATGAAAAAATATAGAGGTCAAACAATGGGCAGTTTAGAACCCCATATATTTGCTGTTGCAGAACAAGCATTTAATAAAATGGAGAT agaaaaCAATAACCAGAGTATCATAGTTTCTGGTGAATCTGGTGCAGGAAAAACAGTTTCTGCTAAGTATGCAATGAGGTATTTAGCTTTCAGAAGTAAGTCGAAAACTGAAACTGAAAATGAGAAGAAAGTTTTGGCTTCTAATCCCATCAtggag gCTATTGGAAATGCCAAAACAACCATAAATGATAATTCATCTCGTTTTGGAAAGTATATTGAACTTCATTTTAATGATCGGAATCACATAACAGGGGTCAGTATGCAAACATATCTACTTGAAAAGTCTCGTGTTGTACACCAAGCCAGTCACGAAcgaaattatcatatattttatcaattatattctTCTCGTAATATGTTCCCTCAATTAAAACTAGGTGaatga
- the LOC115034482 gene encoding unconventional myosin-Vb-like, whose product MTTLNDTTPHYIRCVKPNDNKLPFVFDNQRAVYQLRACCVLETIRISADGFPSRWTYVDFFLRYRVLLESKKINRNYPKLTCQQIIEEHIEVYYLIKKTISLAIQKYSSELVKLHT is encoded by the exons ATGACAACCCTTAATGATACTACCCCACATTATATAAGGTGTGTTAAACCAAATGATAACAAGTTACCATTTGTGTTTGACAATCAACGAGCTGTTTATCAATTGCGAGCTTGTTGTGTGTTAGAAACAATCCGCATTAGTGCTGATGGCTTTCcttctag atggaCCTATGTAGATTTCTTCTTAAGATATCGCGTATTATTGGAATCaaagaaaattaatagaaattatcCTAAATTAACTTGTCAGCAAATTATTGAAGAACATATTGAAgtatattatct AATAAAGAAAACTATAAGTTTggcaatacaaaaatattcttcAGAGCTAGTCAAGTTGCATACTTAG
- the LOC115034508 gene encoding myosin-2B-like encodes MPEGSDASWTQKLCTNLGKNDRFSKPKFGGMDFTIKHFAGDVKYSSDGFLDKNKDTVFEDQVCIYSIILFNIVSKHFSFYNIYLF; translated from the exons atgCCTGAAGGATCAGATGCATCTTGGACTCAAAAACTATGTACCAATTTAGGTAAAAATGATAGGTTTTCAAAACCTAAATTTG gtggaatggattttacaattaaacatttCGCTGGTGATGTCAAATATTCTTCAGACGGATTTTTGGACAAAAATAAAGATACAGTTTTTGAAGATCAAGTGTGTATttacagtataattttatttaatattgtatccaaacatttttcattttataatatatatttattttag
- the LOC103309915 gene encoding 52 kDa repressor of the inhibitor of the protein kinase-like, giving the protein MEMSLGATELSVCFSVLADETTDISVTEQLALCVNESFLKFIQVHSLSGKNLADSILNGLISCGIDCDFLYGQGDDGASNMSGQFQGVQAHIRSKYPKALYVHCAAHSLNLAVSTASNIKPVRNCLGIIEKLYVFFNTPKRNAVLLSAIENSNTDQKVKTLKRLSATRWVQRYDSVRDFIELFEFVVNALECITEWNDSSATDATLLLKSFDSEFIISVNIVQLMFSFGLPLCKQLQKINIDLKEAINLAQDTVDELKTIRNNCDDEFNNIFSKAKKMADKVEVELKYKRLGKRQTNRANPLTDQTISVLDVCFQVDKNNSLTELRLWRTKLRRTSCIPKTGIDALTECNKEILYPNIYLLLKILCALPVSTTTPERMFSALKRVKTYLRNTMTEDRLNGLSMLAVHRDIKVSPEDVLDDIAKRPRKLDLVL; this is encoded by the exons ATGGAAATGAGTCTAGGAGCTACAGAGCTTTCCGTG TGCTTCTCGGTTTTAGCTGATGAAACCACAGATATATCTGTGACTGAACAGCTTGCTCTGTGTGTTAATGAAAGCTTTCTTAAGTTCATTCAAGTGCATAGCTTATCTGGAAAAAACTTGGCAGATTCTATTTTGAATG gtttaataagTTGTGGAATAGATTGTGATTTTTTGTATGGGCAGGGTGATGACGGAGCAAGTAACATGTCTGGTCAATTTCAGGGTGTACAAGCACATATAAGATCCAAATACCCTAAAGCACTTTATGTGCATTGTGCAGCCCATTCTCTAAATTTAGCAGTTTCAACTGCTAGTAATATTAAGCCAGTTAGAAACTGCTTaggaattattgaaaaattatatgtatttttcaatactcCGAAACGAAATGCAGTACTTTTGTCAGCTATTGAAAATAGCAATACTGATCAAAAAGTTAAGACACTTAAAAGGTTAAGTGCAACGCGCTGGGTACAGAGGTATGATTCTGTTCGtgattttattgaactttttgaaTTTGTAGTAAACGCTTTAGAGTGTATAACTGAATGGAATGATTCTTCAGCTACAGATGCAACATTACTTTTAAAATCATTTGACTCAGAATTCATTATTTCTGTTAATATTgttcag cttATGTTTTCATTCGGATTACCCTTATGTAAAcaattgcaaaaaataaatattgatttaaaggAAGCTATCAATTTAGCACAAGACACTGTTGATGAATTGAAGACAATTAGAAATAATTGTGATGAtgaatttaataacatattttcaaaagcaAAG aaaatggcTGATAAGGTAGAGGtagagttaaaatataaaaggttGGGGAAAAGACAAACCAATCGAGCTAACCCATTAACTGATCAAACCATAagt gtTTTGGATGTTTGTTTTCAA GTagacaaaaataattcattaacaGAGTTAAGACTTTGGCGAACAAAACTCAGGAGAACTAGCTGTATACCTAAAACTGGGATTGATGCACTTACAGAATGCAACAAAGAGATATTATAccctaacatttatttattattaaaaatattgtgtgcATTACCCGTATCTACCACTACTCCTGAACGTATGTTTTCAGCTCTAAAAAGAGTTAAAACATACCTACGGAATACTATGACTGAA gaTAGGTTAAATGGGTTAAGTATGTTGGCGGTCCATAGAGACATTAAAGTTAGTCCTGAAGATGTATTAGATGATATTGCTAAAAGACcaagaaaattggatctagttttgtaa